tttttataatggTTTAAgaataataacatttaaaagagATAAAACTCttcaaataacaataaaactaAAGATGCCGAGATAATGTCACTTTTaatgttaaaactgtttttaaaagggCATTGTTCAAAATCCAGAATCAAACTCGTCATCTGAATATGTATCTGTTGCAATGATATCCGCAGCTCAatttacattacaaaaaaatattattctCCACTGTAATGAGAATTtctaatattaataattaatgtACATGGATTTTGGTTATTTCTTTTCTGGACGCGTGTGAGCACGCAGTCCCGCAAACCAtctgcaaaataaaagctaCAAAAACAAAGTCTAAATAAAGAGCATTATAAAGTGCATTAACCAATTGGAGCAATACAACAGTTTCACAAAATGGAACCatgtatgtttaaaaataatctgcatACAAAAAAGGGGagaacaaaatatataaaacgtTTAAAAGAACAGGAAAACAGCTACACGAGTAACTGTGTAGTAGTAAAAATCATTGTTTTAACGGGTTTTGAGTTGCAGTAAAGGTAGCTAGGTTATCCGCTGGTTAGTCGCGATCCAAAACGCATTTAAAGTGACACCGGAAGTAATTCGAACGTTTTCAAAACACATGCAAACGCCGCGTTACGTTACGTTTTTGATTGACGCGGTAAAAGTAGTAAATAGAAAACATTTCGAGCGATTGAATAATAAAGGTATTTCATCGCTCGTGCCACGTGAAAGAAGTCAGCCGTTGCTAAGTAAgtggagcagcaggaggggcctatacaaaaaacaaattcgtagcaaaaatatgaacaaaacaaCATAACTCTACACACACATTATGGGTATAGAGTTACGATTTATGACGTTTAACGCTGCTGGAGCAGACAGTTGTTGCTGCAGAAGAAGCCAGTGCCTGCCTGGGGCGTACATAACACAGCCTTGATCACCGAACATGGTAAAACTAGCAACAactatatttttctattttactgaCTTTCTGgttgtataaaaaatacattttactccTGGCAATGGTCAAACAAATTGGTAAAGCTGTTTTTAATGTGGCCGATTCCCGTCAGATAACATGGCTCCGAAACAAAATTTCACACGTTTCTGAATGATGGTTTCACTACAGCCAATTTATCGTGTAAATCGGATGATCAATTATTTAATTAACAGCAGCAATGTTTACTTAAAAAGATACGACACGTTGTCAATATACATTTACCCGAACAGCACTGATCTGCAAACAAATGCCAACGGATGTAGCTAGCAAGACAAGCTAACGCTAATAGGTAGCTGCTAGCGAAATACTTTAACCGAAATAAAAGTAagcaacacaaataaaatagaaaactagaactgactaaaaaaacctaaattgttttctttttattcagttAAATTTAAGTGTTCATTCATGTAAGGGGTCCcgtcaaatgtttaatttgcGGTCTTGCGCATGTAACTGGCAAGGCTAACACACATCGTGAGCATCGATCGAGTTCATTCTCATCTCCCGATACCAGCACCGGAACGACCACAACAGCATTAACCAGGCTAAGGTGTGACTTTCTTTTCCCGGAAAATTTCTAAAAGGCTACTTCTATCTCAACAAACTAACACTAATTCTACTCACCTACATTTTACAAATGCCGTGCCCTCGTTTTCTCTTCAGTCAGTCCTCCATTTTCCATTCCCTTGGATCTAACTGACTGCGGCAGATGGCTGACGGTTTAGACAAAACGCCCAGCGCTACAGCGCCCCTACAGACCGGGAGGGGAACATCCCCGACATGGGACCTTTGTGTTCAGTCTACAGCCGTGTAGTGTGACACATCTAATCAAAATCGATTAAAAAAAACGATACAATAAGGACATTGAAAATCTATACTAACATTTTTTcgtcaaaaataataaatacataatacAGAGTTTGAGGCCACAATTGCTGACTTACCACACAGAATCATAACCTTATACTCAAGTAAAACAAGACTAatgtttaaattgaatttataATTTCTTTTCAGTAAATATCAGGCAACAATACAAGAACAAATACCTtaacaaataatacaaaataagTGATTTACAGATATTTCCATTAAACATCCTCTAACCTACATTTAAGTTGGTCCATTAATATTTTTGATCGTTTTATAACTTTTACAGAACTGTGTTAGTGTATTTGACACCCATGCATGCTTACATTCTTCCTGCTGATTGATCTCTGTGTACATACTGCTCCCTAGCAGTTTTTACTGCCTGATGTCAGGCATTTTTAAGAATACTGTACATTGGGAACAGGATGCAAGGTCTCAATGCAGAAGAAAATGATGCATACAAATTATCGTAAATTAAGAAACAGGCCTAACAAAACAATTcataagaacataaaaaaacgtagctataaatacatttaaaaaaatgaatatgtaGGTTTACATGTTCAAGTGTACTATGACAAAGTTACAGCAATACTGTCAGTGCTCTTCTCCATGTCACTGTCCTTGTCCACAGGCCCAGACACAGGTGTATCTTTTAGAGGGTTTGAGGCACCACTAGTCTGCCCTAAACCTTTGTTTGGGGGGTCTGTTGAAGACTCAGTCTCGGGTTCTTGCTGTGGGGCAGTTGCTGCAAGCAGACAAACAGTAgataaaagtactttaaatCTCTGAACATGTGAAAACTTTTCCAGATGAAGCTTTATTTTAGATGCCATCAGATCCTAATGTGTGCTTGTACCTGACTGAGTGCAGGACTTCATGTGTTCTGGCCAGTGGGCTTGTTGGCAGGGATAATCGCAGTAGCTGGTGTTCCAGCAGCAGTAGAAGATGGCCTCCTTCCTACAGTTGGCGCACCACTGCTTCTTTTTTGTCTCATCCGTAGCTTGCTGCTTCTCCACCTCCATCTGTTTCTTCACCTCGTTCACCAACCTCTCACGCTCCTGCTCCAGACTCTGCCTCATCTCTGCCATTGTCAGCTCTAGGTTGGAGAACAACACATTTTCCAAAAAGTTGAAAACTTGACTTAAACACAGCAGAGGAACAACGTATATATGATGTTTTGAAGATAAAGTCAGGAAAGCAAGATTTGAACATGAttagtggaaaataaatatgttgATAAAAGGATGCTGATGGTCAAACTACAAGGAAGGAAGAGCAAAAACTAGGTTTGTAGATGTAATGAAGAAAGAATTGAGGATGGTTGGTGTAAGCAAAGAGAATGCAGAGGATAGGGTTAGGAGGTGGTGGGTGATTTGCTGTGATGACCCTTAACCTCTTGAGACCTGAGCTCTTGtttgataaatctttttttttttcatagtcaGAGGATAATCAGAAATAACTACAGTGATAATAAAACCCACACTGTGATGTCCTTGTATGTGGAATCCAGGTCTCAAGAGGTTAAATTGAACAGCCAAAAGCCAAAGAAGAAAAGGTGACTGTTGGATATCAGACTATTAAGGTTCTCACCCAGATTGTGCTTCATTTCCGACAGCTCTTGTTGATGCAACCATTGtaatttttctatttcaatCCTCAACCGTTTTAtctgtagtaaaaaaaacaacaacatgagactgtaaaataaaagtctgtgcAAGGGACAAAAACTCTTCACCCACTTCTGCTAATGTGTTCCCTGAAGTATTCTTAGAGAGATCACTGTAGAGTTCAGTCATTGTTCCTTTAATGGCATCCATTATCTGAAAGGAGTGAGAAACATCGTTTTCTGCCAGAGATcagataaaaacaatataaGTGTTGGAAGAAATTTCTACCAACTTTATTTGTGTACTTGGCAATGTCTGCAGCCACATCAGCTGAGGTAGTGGGGACATACAGGTCCGTGGTCAGTGACGGTGTTGCAGATGTGCCTAAACTTGATGCTGACATCACAGCAACAGATGCTGGGCTGCTGGACACCAGGGTGACAGCTGAAGAGGACGTGGTGAGTGGAGTGTCTTTTTGTTGAACAGCTAGAGTCAGAAACACCAGCATTATAAAAAAAGCAGGTAGATGTAAAGAAGACTGACAAAACCCTCCTCCGTACCCTTAACTGCCTGTCTGGTGTGATAGCGTGTGCTTTGTGAAGACTGCTGTGCTGAGGATGAAGGGACGGCAGTGGAGCTATTTCCAGCTGCTTGCTGCACTTGAGCTTGACCCTGTCTCGGAGACGATGCTTGCATGGGTGTGGCTGCAGCAGGCTGTTGGTTTTGCTGCTGATTCTGCACCTTCTGCATGTGCCACTTCTGTGAGGAGGTCTGAAACTTTGCTGTGGGATTCCACACAACTGCTCTCTGAACCACTGGGACCGTCTCTCTGGGCAGCAGAGGGCGCTGCTTCTTCAAAGCTGGCGTGGTAGTGGGTGAGGAGGAAGATGACGTTGTAGTGCTAGAGCTGGACATGGGCGCTAGGCTAATTGTTGTTGTGGAGGGAGCAGTAAAGGAGACCATGGTGACAGAGATGGCCATAGGGGATTGGGTGGATGCAGTGGAGGGTGTAGAAGGAGCTGGGCTGTTCTGAGATGGCTGAGCTAAAGAATTCACAACTTTAcctaaagaaaatacatttatcagttttgtaaattacaaaaaaagaaagaatccaCTTTCACTGTACAACAAATAAGTCTCACCTTCGGTTTTAACTGACTCTTTATTAttggtgctttcttttttgcGCCTCTTCCTCTCCTTGCCACCCTGCTCCTCTCCTAGGTCAATAACAAGCTCCCTCTCTGAGTCAGAGTCCTCCCCCCGAACGGCATGGTTTGTCTCATGTTGCACCTGAGACTTCTCTTTGGGAACAGGCAACTCTTGTGCTATTTTGGGCTTCTCTtggctctctttttttaaaaaagaactcGTTTTCTTGTTAGTTGGAGCATCAGAAGTTACTGCATTGGAATCCTCTCCTGCAGGCTCATTTGACGGGAGCGAATCGGTTTTACTCTCCTCTTGATTTTCAGAAGGCTTGTCCTTTACTTTAACCTTAGTTGGTTCTTTCTGGGGCTCCTTATCGTTCGCTGTGTCCTGGTCACCCTTCGTATTTTGCTCCTCATCGCTGGCAGAATCACTCTCACTAGAGTCAGATTTATCAGTGTCTTCCGAGTCACTATGCTCAACTCCTTTGTAAGCATCGACAGAAATCTCATCAAttcctaaacaaaaaaaaacaacacacagaaTCAAGTCCCAACACAGTACACTGTGAAAACCAAATTTcaagaaagtaaaaagtttagtttcaagaaaaattgacattttctgtcttgcaagaaaaatacttttatcaggaaagtttttcaatagcaagATAAtcatagtttgagaaaacatgtctaaGTGACTACaatcttttcttaaaatacaGATTCTTGGTAAAAGAATTTTCTGACCCCGTGGTcagatttttttgcttatttaaagacccactccaatgaaaatggtgttcttaacatgttcatttagcatttttctcatgttggaggacatatataaagaccaTTAAGCTATAAACTGCGtttttgagaatttctttattcaaatggttgtgaatcaagaggagatgaaaaaatgctgtttaaaaagccTCTTGTTGATaagtacaaactacaatcatcaggccacgagctccctgctccgctccattccagtaaatctacttgcagacaaaaagatccattaATGTCTTTGATTTCCTTGCCCGAGCTGCCATCTGACTCAAAAATGTACTACTGGATAATTCCAAtttttgctcgccattttagttgcaccggtaatgttaggttaggttgtgaggggctgtaagccagcaggagagagtgtaaacaaaggggtcATGGGAAATGAGCGCAGGCTTACTTCCATGCCAAAAGTCCCGCTAACAACtcaaaggggaatttctaatgaactccttcctgccgctctgcagaaactatgtcctagaaaaggacccagtttttttttattttggctaaaaatgccataatttaaaatagatcaagagatgattggagtgggactttaaagcaaatctgccaatggggtaagaatattttacttttttctaagAGGCCtgtttttgaaaagcaaaaacagggGCCCCTTAGAATTGCAAAGGTAAATAAAGTGAATGCGCACTGCAAATTTTATAAGTAGTTGTAATAACTTTTCTGACATGTATACTAACCCAACTGAGCCTTACAGCTCTCAATGGTTTTGTCTAAGTTTAGCTGGAAACGGCTCTTAATTTGTCTCTTGGGCGAGGTGAGAGCTACTGTCGCTCCTTGTTTCTGCTGGACTGTTTCACTGAGCTCCTTCAAATCCATTTCTGCTTTACTTCGATctgaaatgacacaaaaatgtgacagtttagcaacaaacaaacaaaaaaaaattcaaccaaTGGATTCTTTGTAAGATCTCTACATGTTCATTGTTACACATTTCCCCTGGAAATGAGGACATAAAAGTGAGAGTGTCACCTAGATTAAGGTTCAGAATGCTTCCTGTCTGTGGTGGCCTCTCCTGCTTTGTGATGCCAGGAGCTTGGGAGTTCATCGTTTTAGGGCTGTCCAGAGAGTTCCCTGCAGGAGCAAGATGAAGATGAGCAGATAAAAACCAATATTATACACTCCAACTTTTCCACTTTACATgagaatttcatattttattttagcagacggaagaaaatgtatttgtcaactTAAAATAATCCTTCTTTCACTTCTCAAAGAATACTTTAATATTTTACACATGAAATACTACTTTCTGCTTTTATATGCTACAGAAGATAAAGATTGGCCTCTTTAATTCCTATGAAGGAGCTTCAGCCCCGACGACGTTCAGATCCATCTCTGCGAGTACCCGTGCAGTCCATGGACTCCTCTTCTGTGCTGCATTGGCCGGCTGTTGCCTTTGCTTGAGACTTGTCTGCTGCTTCCTGTTCACCGTCAGAGCCTGTATGGGCAGAGGAGTTGGTGCTCACAGGGGAGCAAGGCACGTCACTGACAGGCGGCTGGCGCCCTGCTGTGTTCCCCGCCCCCCCAGCTCCAGATAACACAGTCCTAGTCAACGAGATCTTGGGTGATACGGTCATGTCAAAGCTCAACTTAatcttctcctgtttttctgGTTTGATGGGATTTGATGAAGGATTGGACGGGTCAAGAAGCATTTGGAAGTTATTATCGGGAGTATAAGACGTCCGAAAAGGGGCGTAATTGAACACTCCGAACTTCTTTCTCATGTTCTCTACATAGACCTCCATCTCCTGCATGGCACTGTTGAAGATGCTTTTAGTCTTCTTCACAGAGAAGGGAATCTCTTTAGACATGAGGTAGCAGTTGTTTAAAGGAACCCAAGCCCTGAAGATAAAGATTGACAACATCCTGGTGTGAGCCTAACAACAAAGTCTGAACTGCATGTTGAAGCCTATCGAAATAGGTACAAAGGGCTGATACCTGTCATGCTGACCAAAGAAGCGAGCGTCCACCTGTCCATCTTTGTCCCGCAGCGCTTTGGCGGGCCAAAATGGAAATCCTTTCAGTTTAGCCCACACTAGAGGGTGTGGGTTGCTCTGTAGACATAAATATTATCTTTATGTAGGTACATTCATTtaaggttttaagaaaaaaaatgtaagtgttCTTACACAAGGCTCACAGAACCAATTGTCCCTCTTTTGGCAGGCAGACAGGTAACACTCAGGACAGACTTCAATTTCATTcatctacaaaaacaaaacaaacaaataaaaaaacaattaaaagagcTTCGGCTGCAGGTCCAATGTTATATTAGATGCAAGAATTTTAAGAGAAACTCTAAACTAAACGGCAACTTTACCTCATGTTCACAGATCTTTACAATTACTTTTGCTGTAGCTGTGAGCTTGTGATTGCCTGAAAATAGACAGACTTCCATTTAACAATTCATACTTATACTCAACAAAATTTTAAATGGACCAATACATCATCTTAAATTATTAGTTGTCATTTCAAGAGctggtttaatttaaaaattggaTAAAGGTGAAATTCTCCACACATGACTTTAAAGGTTCTTTAAAACTGTATTAATGatctaaaatgagtcaaaattctgataaaagattaaaaataaataaataaataacataccTCCATTGTATATTATACAGTTGTGCAAAATCCACTTGACGTCTGCTAAAAAGGCCTCTGTG
The nucleotide sequence above comes from Oryzias latipes chromosome 5, ASM223467v1. Encoded proteins:
- the LOC101161629 gene encoding protein kinase C-binding protein 1 isoform X4; its protein translation is MHPHSVSDQEGKTEKQTVTEEMEISTRSKDPGPSERMSQKRKIPSPSHSSNGHSSTETSPSPVKKKKKPGAVSSKDQDGRNDFYCWLCHREGQVLCCELCPRVYHAKCLKLPSEPEGDWFCPECEKITVAECIETQSKAMMMLTIDQLSYLLKFALQKMKQPGDHPRLPSRSPHAASTQRKTFNWTEPFQKPVSLEQHPDYAEYIFHPMDLCTLEKNIKKKMYGCTEAFLADVKWILHNCIIYNGGNHKLTATAKVIVKICEHEMNEIEVCPECYLSACQKRDNWFCEPCSNPHPLVWAKLKGFPFWPAKALRDKDGQVDARFFGQHDRAWVPLNNCYLMSKEIPFSVKKTKSIFNSAMQEMEVYVENMRKKFGVFNYAPFRTSYTPDNNFQMLLDPSNPSSNPIKPEKQEKIKLSFDMTVSPKISLTRTVLSGAGGAGNTAGRQPPVSDVPCSPVSTNSSAHTGSDGEQEAADKSQAKATAGQCSTEEESMDCTGNSLDSPKTMNSQAPGITKQERPPQTGSILNLNLDRSKAEMDLKELSETVQQKQGATVALTSPKRQIKSRFQLNLDKTIESCKAQLGIDEISVDAYKGVEHSDSEDTDKSDSSESDSASDEEQNTKGDQDTANDKEPQKEPTKVKVKDKPSENQEESKTDSLPSNEPAGEDSNAVTSDAPTNKKTSSFLKKESQEKPKIAQELPVPKEKSQVQHETNHAVRGEDSDSERELVIDLGEEQGGKERKRRKKESTNNKESVKTEGKVVNSLAQPSQNSPAPSTPSTASTQSPMAISVTMVSFTAPSTTTISLAPMSSSSTTTSSSSSPTTTPALKKQRPLLPRETVPVVQRAVVWNPTAKFQTSSQKWHMQKVQNQQQNQQPAAATPMQASSPRQGQAQVQQAAGNSSTAVPSSSAQQSSQSTRYHTRQAVKAVQQKDTPLTTSSSAVTLVSSSPASVAVMSASSLGTSATPSLTTDLYVPTTSADVAADIAKYTNKIMDAIKGTMTELYSDLSKNTSGNTLAEIKRLRIEIEKLQWLHQQELSEMKHNLELTMAEMRQSLEQERERLVNEVKKQMEVEKQQATDETKKKQWCANCRKEAIFYCCWNTSYCDYPCQQAHWPEHMKSCTQSATAPQQEPETESSTDPPNKGLGQTSGASNPLKDTPVSGPVDKDSDMEKSTDSIAVTLS
- the LOC101161629 gene encoding protein kinase C-binding protein 1 isoform X3, whose amino-acid sequence is MHPHSVSDQEGKTEKQTVTEEMEISTRSKDPGPSERMSQKRKIPSPSHSSNGHSSTETSPSPVKKKKKPGAVSSKDQSELRHGPFYYVKQPALTTDPVDVVPQDGRNDFYCWLCHREGQVLCCELCPRVYHAKCLKLPSEPEGDWFCPECEKITVAECIETQSKAMMMLTIDQLSYLLKFALQKMKQPGTEPFQKPVSLEQHPDYAEYIFHPMDLCTLEKNIKKKMYGCTEAFLADVKWILHNCIIYNGGNHKLTATAKVIVKICEHEMNEIEVCPECYLSACQKRDNWFCEPCSNPHPLVWAKLKGFPFWPAKALRDKDGQVDARFFGQHDRAWVPLNNCYLMSKEIPFSVKKTKSIFNSAMQEMEVYVENMRKKFGVFNYAPFRTSYTPDNNFQMLLDPSNPSSNPIKPEKQEKIKLSFDMTVSPKISLTRTVLSGAGGAGNTAGRQPPVSDVPCSPVSTNSSAHTGSDGEQEAADKSQAKATAGQCSTEEESMDCTGNSLDSPKTMNSQAPGITKQERPPQTGSILNLNLDRSKAEMDLKELSETVQQKQGATVALTSPKRQIKSRFQLNLDKTIESCKAQLGIDEISVDAYKGVEHSDSEDTDKSDSSESDSASDEEQNTKGDQDTANDKEPQKEPTKVKVKDKPSENQEESKTDSLPSNEPAGEDSNAVTSDAPTNKKTSSFLKKESQEKPKIAQELPVPKEKSQVQHETNHAVRGEDSDSERELVIDLGEEQGGKERKRRKKESTNNKESVKTEGKVVNSLAQPSQNSPAPSTPSTASTQSPMAISVTMVSFTAPSTTTISLAPMSSSSTTTSSSSSPTTTPALKKQRPLLPRETVPVVQRAVVWNPTAKFQTSSQKWHMQKVQNQQQNQQPAAATPMQASSPRQGQAQVQQAAGNSSTAVPSSSAQQSSQSTRYHTRQAVKAVQQKDTPLTTSSSAVTLVSSSPASVAVMSASSLGTSATPSLTTDLYVPTTSADVAADIAKYTNKIMDAIKGTMTELYSDLSKNTSGNTLAEIKRLRIEIEKLQWLHQQELSEMKHNLELTMAEMRQSLEQERERLVNEVKKQMEVEKQQATDETKKKQWCANCRKEAIFYCCWNTSYCDYPCQQAHWPEHMKSCTQSATAPQQEPETESSTDPPNKGLGQTSGASNPLKDTPVSGPVDKDSDMEKSTDSIAVTLS
- the LOC101161629 gene encoding protein kinase C-binding protein 1 isoform X2, which codes for MEISTRSKDPGPSERMSQKRKIPSPSHSSNGHSSTETSPSPVKKKKKPGAVSSKDQSELRHGPFYYVKQPALTTDPVDVVPQDGRNDFYCWLCHREGQVLCCELCPRVYHAKCLKLPSEPEGDWFCPECEKITVAECIETQSKAMMMLTIDQLSYLLKFALQKMKQPGDHPRLPSRSPHAASTQRKTFNWTEPFQKPVSLEQHPDYAEYIFHPMDLCTLEKNIKKKMYGCTEAFLADVKWILHNCIIYNGGNHKLTATAKVIVKICEHEMNEIEVCPECYLSACQKRDNWFCEPCSNPHPLVWAKLKGFPFWPAKALRDKDGQVDARFFGQHDRAWVPLNNCYLMSKEIPFSVKKTKSIFNSAMQEMEVYVENMRKKFGVFNYAPFRTSYTPDNNFQMLLDPSNPSSNPIKPEKQEKIKLSFDMTVSPKISLTRTVLSGAGGAGNTAGRQPPVSDVPCSPVSTNSSAHTGSDGEQEAADKSQAKATAGQCSTEEESMDCTGNSLDSPKTMNSQAPGITKQERPPQTGSILNLNLDRSKAEMDLKELSETVQQKQGATVALTSPKRQIKSRFQLNLDKTIESCKAQLGIDEISVDAYKGVEHSDSEDTDKSDSSESDSASDEEQNTKGDQDTANDKEPQKEPTKVKVKDKPSENQEESKTDSLPSNEPAGEDSNAVTSDAPTNKKTSSFLKKESQEKPKIAQELPVPKEKSQVQHETNHAVRGEDSDSERELVIDLGEEQGGKERKRRKKESTNNKESVKTEGKVVNSLAQPSQNSPAPSTPSTASTQSPMAISVTMVSFTAPSTTTISLAPMSSSSTTTSSSSSPTTTPALKKQRPLLPRETVPVVQRAVVWNPTAKFQTSSQKWHMQKVQNQQQNQQPAAATPMQASSPRQGQAQVQQAAGNSSTAVPSSSAQQSSQSTRYHTRQAVKAVQQKDTPLTTSSSAVTLVSSSPASVAVMSASSLGTSATPSLTTDLYVPTTSADVAADIAKYTNKIMDAIKGTMTELYSDLSKNTSGNTLAEIKRLRIEIEKLQWLHQQELSEMKHNLELTMAEMRQSLEQERERLVNEVKKQMEVEKQQATDETKKKQWCANCRKEAIFYCCWNTSYCDYPCQQAHWPEHMKSCTQSATAPQQEPETESSTDPPNKGLGQTSGASNPLKDTPVSGPVDKDSDMEKSTDSIAVTLS
- the LOC101161629 gene encoding protein kinase C-binding protein 1 isoform X5, which encodes MHPHSVSDQEGKTEKQTVTEEMEISTRSKDPGPSERMSQKRKIPSPSHSSNGHSSTETSPSPVKKKKKPGAVSSKDQDGRNDFYCWLCHREGQVLCCELCPRVYHAKCLKLPSEPEGDWFCPECEKITVAECIETQSKAMMMLTIDQLSYLLKFALQKMKQPGTEPFQKPVSLEQHPDYAEYIFHPMDLCTLEKNIKKKMYGCTEAFLADVKWILHNCIIYNGGNHKLTATAKVIVKICEHEMNEIEVCPECYLSACQKRDNWFCEPCSNPHPLVWAKLKGFPFWPAKALRDKDGQVDARFFGQHDRAWVPLNNCYLMSKEIPFSVKKTKSIFNSAMQEMEVYVENMRKKFGVFNYAPFRTSYTPDNNFQMLLDPSNPSSNPIKPEKQEKIKLSFDMTVSPKISLTRTVLSGAGGAGNTAGRQPPVSDVPCSPVSTNSSAHTGSDGEQEAADKSQAKATAGQCSTEEESMDCTGNSLDSPKTMNSQAPGITKQERPPQTGSILNLNLDRSKAEMDLKELSETVQQKQGATVALTSPKRQIKSRFQLNLDKTIESCKAQLGIDEISVDAYKGVEHSDSEDTDKSDSSESDSASDEEQNTKGDQDTANDKEPQKEPTKVKVKDKPSENQEESKTDSLPSNEPAGEDSNAVTSDAPTNKKTSSFLKKESQEKPKIAQELPVPKEKSQVQHETNHAVRGEDSDSERELVIDLGEEQGGKERKRRKKESTNNKESVKTEGKVVNSLAQPSQNSPAPSTPSTASTQSPMAISVTMVSFTAPSTTTISLAPMSSSSTTTSSSSSPTTTPALKKQRPLLPRETVPVVQRAVVWNPTAKFQTSSQKWHMQKVQNQQQNQQPAAATPMQASSPRQGQAQVQQAAGNSSTAVPSSSAQQSSQSTRYHTRQAVKAVQQKDTPLTTSSSAVTLVSSSPASVAVMSASSLGTSATPSLTTDLYVPTTSADVAADIAKYTNKIMDAIKGTMTELYSDLSKNTSGNTLAEIKRLRIEIEKLQWLHQQELSEMKHNLELTMAEMRQSLEQERERLVNEVKKQMEVEKQQATDETKKKQWCANCRKEAIFYCCWNTSYCDYPCQQAHWPEHMKSCTQSATAPQQEPETESSTDPPNKGLGQTSGASNPLKDTPVSGPVDKDSDMEKSTDSIAVTLS
- the LOC101161629 gene encoding protein kinase C-binding protein 1 isoform X1, coding for MHPHSVSDQEGKTEKQTVTEEMEISTRSKDPGPSERMSQKRKIPSPSHSSNGHSSTETSPSPVKKKKKPGAVSSKDQSELRHGPFYYVKQPALTTDPVDVVPQDGRNDFYCWLCHREGQVLCCELCPRVYHAKCLKLPSEPEGDWFCPECEKITVAECIETQSKAMMMLTIDQLSYLLKFALQKMKQPGDHPRLPSRSPHAASTQRKTFNWTEPFQKPVSLEQHPDYAEYIFHPMDLCTLEKNIKKKMYGCTEAFLADVKWILHNCIIYNGGNHKLTATAKVIVKICEHEMNEIEVCPECYLSACQKRDNWFCEPCSNPHPLVWAKLKGFPFWPAKALRDKDGQVDARFFGQHDRAWVPLNNCYLMSKEIPFSVKKTKSIFNSAMQEMEVYVENMRKKFGVFNYAPFRTSYTPDNNFQMLLDPSNPSSNPIKPEKQEKIKLSFDMTVSPKISLTRTVLSGAGGAGNTAGRQPPVSDVPCSPVSTNSSAHTGSDGEQEAADKSQAKATAGQCSTEEESMDCTGNSLDSPKTMNSQAPGITKQERPPQTGSILNLNLDRSKAEMDLKELSETVQQKQGATVALTSPKRQIKSRFQLNLDKTIESCKAQLGIDEISVDAYKGVEHSDSEDTDKSDSSESDSASDEEQNTKGDQDTANDKEPQKEPTKVKVKDKPSENQEESKTDSLPSNEPAGEDSNAVTSDAPTNKKTSSFLKKESQEKPKIAQELPVPKEKSQVQHETNHAVRGEDSDSERELVIDLGEEQGGKERKRRKKESTNNKESVKTEGKVVNSLAQPSQNSPAPSTPSTASTQSPMAISVTMVSFTAPSTTTISLAPMSSSSTTTSSSSSPTTTPALKKQRPLLPRETVPVVQRAVVWNPTAKFQTSSQKWHMQKVQNQQQNQQPAAATPMQASSPRQGQAQVQQAAGNSSTAVPSSSAQQSSQSTRYHTRQAVKAVQQKDTPLTTSSSAVTLVSSSPASVAVMSASSLGTSATPSLTTDLYVPTTSADVAADIAKYTNKIMDAIKGTMTELYSDLSKNTSGNTLAEIKRLRIEIEKLQWLHQQELSEMKHNLELTMAEMRQSLEQERERLVNEVKKQMEVEKQQATDETKKKQWCANCRKEAIFYCCWNTSYCDYPCQQAHWPEHMKSCTQSATAPQQEPETESSTDPPNKGLGQTSGASNPLKDTPVSGPVDKDSDMEKSTDSIAVTLS